From Mucilaginibacter rubeus, a single genomic window includes:
- a CDS encoding TonB-dependent receptor, with product MKRFLPLTFILLAMSSLLALAQKKAITGTVTDAANSAPMPGVSVHIKGSNLGTSTNAKGVYTISAAATDELVISYTGYKTITVGINGRSKIDITLVSDVAQLNEVVLIGTRSAGRVKLETAVPVDIVNVGKAASVTGRMDITDILNYSAPSFNYNKQSGSDGADHVELGTLRGLGPDQTLVLVNGKRRHSTAFVSVFGTRGRGNSGVDLSSIPTASIDRIEILRDGASAQYGSDAIAGVINLVLKKTTGVFNANVGYSGYYDPAFNSGKSVVASQYPHGGAIDGNGITIDANYGLALGKSGGFINFTGDYAKNGKTFRQTHDTTTSNPKALPINPYRRANGDGSAESGTFFFNHESPLAGTRTTLYSFGGYSYKASDDYAFTRNFSGRPERFPTDNSGKIIPVSGIIFTTPDGESYYNPIIRTHNTDIAVAVGAKGTLGDAWDWDLSNNIGNNKFHFFGYKTFNASLGADKTNFDDGGSEFLQNTSNLNINKHFGNIMQGLNLGFGGEYRYERYKIFSGEEASYKNYDPTGVKAAGAQGFPGYQPSDAVSAHRSVEGVYVDLEGDITKQWLIDFANRYEHYSDFGSNFNTKLATRYKITDNFNIRGSLGTGFRAPSLQQINYSSTFTNVQGTVISEVKIAPNYSPITKAAGIPNLKQEKSKNAGLGFTFKPVPELSFTVDGYYIKVTDRVVLSGQFSADDETLDPTFTNALKNLHVSSAQFFANAVNTTNKGLDVVIEYNKTIGANRFRVLFTGNFQTMKIDKVNYPPILGTTAALRETFLSEREKKFILASAPPQKLNLNPEFSHKNFTVGTRFTYFGKVVIDGYGDGTTLTPTVPTDDGSAQLPDQYIYSGKVVSDLYFAYKVAKSVRLSIGADNVFNVHPDLAYVKGAKGYAFNNEPSGPFDAVQMGQNGRRFFARVGFTF from the coding sequence ATGAAGAGATTTTTACCACTTACCTTTATTTTGCTTGCCATGTCATCGCTACTGGCGTTAGCACAAAAGAAAGCCATTACCGGAACCGTTACCGATGCCGCAAACAGTGCACCTATGCCCGGCGTATCGGTACATATTAAAGGGAGTAACTTAGGCACGAGTACAAACGCCAAAGGGGTGTATACCATTTCGGCGGCAGCTACCGACGAATTGGTGATAAGTTACACAGGCTATAAAACAATTACCGTAGGTATTAACGGACGCAGTAAAATTGATATCACCCTGGTGAGCGATGTGGCCCAGTTAAATGAAGTGGTTTTAATAGGTACACGCTCGGCAGGGCGTGTAAAGTTGGAAACAGCCGTTCCTGTTGATATTGTTAATGTAGGCAAAGCCGCTTCTGTAACCGGCCGAATGGATATTACAGACATTCTTAATTACTCGGCCCCTTCCTTTAATTATAATAAACAATCCGGCTCGGATGGTGCCGACCACGTTGAACTGGGTACCTTACGCGGCCTGGGACCGGATCAGACGTTGGTTTTGGTAAATGGTAAACGCCGTCATTCTACAGCTTTCGTTTCTGTATTTGGCACACGCGGCCGTGGTAACTCGGGTGTCGATCTGAGTTCTATCCCAACCGCTTCTATCGACAGGATCGAGATCCTTCGTGACGGCGCGTCGGCCCAGTACGGTTCTGACGCTATCGCAGGTGTTATCAACCTTGTGTTAAAGAAAACCACAGGTGTATTTAACGCCAATGTTGGCTATTCCGGTTACTATGATCCCGCTTTTAACAGTGGCAAAAGCGTTGTTGCTTCGCAATATCCACACGGAGGCGCGATAGATGGTAACGGCATTACCATTGATGCCAACTATGGTTTAGCCCTCGGCAAAAGTGGCGGCTTTATCAACTTTACCGGCGACTATGCCAAAAACGGCAAAACCTTCCGCCAAACGCATGATACCACAACTTCAAACCCTAAAGCGCTTCCTATAAACCCTTATAGGCGGGCCAATGGCGATGGGTCGGCCGAGAGCGGTACTTTCTTTTTCAACCATGAATCGCCGCTTGCCGGCACCCGCACAACTTTGTACAGTTTTGGAGGTTACAGTTATAAAGCATCTGATGACTATGCTTTCACCCGTAATTTCTCCGGCAGACCAGAAAGGTTCCCTACCGATAATAGCGGCAAGATAATTCCTGTTAGCGGCATTATTTTTACTACTCCCGACGGCGAATCGTATTATAATCCCATTATCCGGACACACAACACCGATATCGCGGTTGCAGTAGGAGCCAAAGGCACTTTGGGCGATGCCTGGGACTGGGATTTGAGCAACAACATAGGCAATAACAAATTCCACTTTTTTGGCTACAAAACGTTTAATGCTTCTTTAGGTGCAGATAAAACAAATTTTGACGACGGTGGATCGGAGTTTTTACAAAACACCAGTAACCTGAACATCAATAAACACTTTGGCAATATAATGCAAGGCCTTAACCTCGGTTTCGGCGGCGAATACCGTTACGAACGATATAAGATCTTTTCGGGTGAAGAAGCATCGTACAAAAACTACGACCCAACGGGTGTAAAAGCGGCCGGCGCGCAGGGCTTCCCCGGTTACCAGCCAAGCGACGCGGTAAGTGCACATCGCTCGGTTGAAGGCGTGTATGTTGACCTCGAAGGAGACATCACCAAACAATGGCTAATTGACTTTGCCAACCGCTACGAACATTACAGCGATTTTGGTTCAAACTTTAATACCAAACTGGCTACACGCTACAAAATCACCGACAACTTTAATATCCGCGGGTCCTTAGGTACAGGTTTCCGTGCACCATCGTTACAACAGATCAATTACAGTTCAACCTTTACCAATGTACAGGGAACAGTAATATCCGAAGTTAAGATAGCGCCAAACTACAGCCCTATAACTAAAGCGGCAGGCATCCCTAATCTTAAACAAGAAAAATCAAAAAATGCCGGCTTAGGTTTCACATTTAAGCCAGTGCCCGAGTTAAGCTTTACTGTTGATGGTTACTATATTAAAGTTACCGACCGCGTAGTACTATCGGGCCAGTTCAGTGCCGACGACGAAACTCTCGATCCTACATTTACCAATGCGCTGAAAAATCTGCATGTAAGCTCTGCCCAGTTTTTTGCCAATGCGGTTAACACTACTAACAAAGGTTTGGATGTAGTAATTGAATATAACAAAACCATTGGTGCAAACAGGTTCAGAGTATTATTCACTGGCAATTTCCAAACCATGAAGATTGACAAAGTGAATTACCCGCCTATACTCGGCACTACCGCTGCCCTGCGCGAAACTTTCCTGAGCGAACGTGAAAAGAAATTCATCCTTGCATCGGCACCGCCTCAAAAACTTAACCTGAACCCTGAGTTTAGCCATAAAAACTTTACTGTTGGAACCCGCTTTACTTATTTTGGTAAAGTTGTTATCGACGGTTATGGCGATGGCACAACCCTTACCCCTACCGTGCCTACCGATGATGGTTCGGCACAACTGCCCGACCAGTACATTTACAGCGGCAAAGTTGTAAGCGACCTGTATTTCGCTTATAAAGTAGCCAAATCTGTCCGTTTATCTATTGGAGCCGATAACGTATTCAACGTACATCCAGATTTAGCTTATGTTAAAGGCGCAAAAGGTTATGCATTCAATAATGAACCATCAGGTCCGTTTGATGCTGTACAAATGGGACAAAACGGTCGTCGCTTTTTCGCAAGGGTAGGCTTTACATTTTAA
- a CDS encoding nucleoside triphosphate pyrophosphohydrolase family protein codes for MIKDLSALTQVAEFHTTFKHPIVEKPVMPSKARCDLRIELIAEELKELQQAVIDNNMVEVADALCDLQYVLSGAVLEFGLGSKFKELFDEVHRSNMSKACKTVEEAEKTIEHYKNTANTDAYYKEIDGLYLVYRRSDHKTLKSINYSPADLKSIVG; via the coding sequence ATGATTAAAGATTTAAGCGCGTTAACCCAGGTAGCCGAATTTCATACAACTTTTAAGCACCCCATAGTTGAAAAGCCCGTAATGCCCTCAAAAGCACGCTGCGATCTGCGTATCGAACTTATTGCCGAAGAATTAAAAGAGTTACAACAGGCCGTTATCGATAACAACATGGTTGAAGTGGCTGATGCCCTTTGCGACCTGCAATATGTATTATCGGGCGCTGTACTTGAGTTTGGACTGGGCTCAAAATTTAAAGAGCTGTTTGATGAGGTGCACCGTTCAAACATGAGCAAAGCCTGCAAAACAGTTGAAGAGGCCGAAAAAACCATCGAACATTATAAAAACACAGCCAATACCGATGCGTATTATAAAGAGATAGATGGCTTGTACCTGGTGTATCGTAGATCTGATCATAAAACATTGAAATCTATCAACTATTCGCCGGCCGATCTGAAAAGCATCGTAGGCTAA
- the rlmF gene encoding 23S rRNA (adenine(1618)-N(6))-methyltransferase RlmF, which translates to MAEQESNQPEAKTNMHPRNKHRGGYDFKTLIKATPALRPFVRTNEYDNFTINFADPEAVKTLNRALLQHHYGINYWDIPEGFLCPPIPGRADYIHYAADLLASVNNGVIRKGRRVRVLDIGVGANLVYPIVGFKEYGWNFVGSELELEAMASAQSIVEQNSHLKVAVELRQQSKKADIFKGIIKPGELFDLTICNPPFHASAKEAAAGSARKWDNLGLRKDKQPILNFGGQNTELWYPGGEAAFLKLMATQSKPFEKQVLWFTTLVSKKENLRILFNALQKEGVKDVQTINMSQGQKVSRIMAWTYLTPEEQQAWGKRTEP; encoded by the coding sequence TTGGCAGAACAGGAATCCAACCAGCCCGAGGCTAAAACCAATATGCACCCACGCAATAAACATCGCGGGGGATACGATTTTAAGACATTGATTAAAGCTACTCCTGCTTTAAGGCCGTTTGTGCGCACTAACGAGTATGATAACTTTACCATCAACTTTGCCGATCCGGAAGCGGTAAAAACACTTAACAGGGCGTTATTACAGCATCATTATGGGATAAATTATTGGGATATTCCCGAAGGATTTTTATGCCCGCCTATTCCAGGTCGCGCCGATTATATTCATTACGCTGCCGATTTGCTTGCTTCTGTTAATAATGGCGTTATCCGTAAAGGAAGAAGGGTACGTGTGCTTGATATTGGGGTAGGGGCTAATCTTGTTTATCCAATTGTAGGTTTTAAAGAGTACGGATGGAATTTTGTTGGCTCCGAATTGGAGCTGGAGGCTATGGCATCGGCACAAAGCATTGTTGAACAAAACAGTCATCTAAAAGTTGCTGTTGAATTAAGGCAGCAAAGTAAAAAGGCCGATATATTTAAAGGCATTATCAAACCAGGCGAATTGTTTGACCTTACTATTTGTAACCCTCCTTTTCATGCTTCGGCTAAAGAGGCGGCTGCCGGTTCGGCCCGCAAATGGGATAACCTGGGTTTAAGAAAAGACAAACAGCCTATACTCAACTTCGGTGGCCAAAATACGGAGTTGTGGTATCCCGGTGGTGAGGCCGCATTCCTGAAACTGATGGCTACACAGAGTAAACCATTTGAGAAACAGGTTTTATGGTTTACCACGCTGGTGTCTAAAAAAGAAAACCTCAGGATATTGTTTAATGCCCTTCAAAAAGAAGGCGTAAAAGACGTGCAAACCATTAACATGTCGCAAGGCCAAAAAGTAAGCCGCATCATGGCCTGGACTTATTTAACTCCTGAGGAGCAGCAGGCGTGGGGGAAACGAACAGAACCCTGA
- a CDS encoding acyltransferase family protein, which yields MAITANQASAKQADDINAAPTRLFSLDALRGFDMFWIMGGEEIFHGMAKATGSPFWGAIANQFTHPDWNGFHLYDLIFPLFLFMAGVSTPFSVGRELEKGKTRRQLLLRVIKRAFILVLLGLVVNNGIKIMPIAEIRFPSVLGRIGIAYMFANIIYLYSKERWQMLWFCFFIIGYWLLLKFTSAPGFPIGDLTMKGNFASYVDRSILPGRLYLGIHDPEGLFSTIPAISTGILGILTGILLKKGDITQMRKVATMAVAGVIFLVLAQIWNLDFPINKNLWTSSFVLHVGGLSLLLMALFYYIIDVKGYKKWSFYFRVIGMNSILIYVSGHFIKWDYTTEGFFGWIGQLVGDPYNIVVMAICYVMVKWLFLYYLYTKKTFLRV from the coding sequence ATGGCTATTACAGCAAACCAGGCGAGTGCCAAACAGGCCGATGATATTAATGCAGCCCCTACCCGTTTATTTTCACTGGATGCCCTTCGCGGTTTCGATATGTTTTGGATTATGGGTGGCGAAGAGATCTTTCACGGAATGGCTAAAGCCACCGGCTCACCATTTTGGGGCGCCATAGCCAACCAGTTTACCCATCCAGATTGGAACGGCTTTCACCTCTACGATTTGATTTTCCCCTTGTTCCTGTTTATGGCGGGTGTGTCAACCCCATTTTCTGTGGGGCGTGAACTGGAAAAAGGCAAAACCCGTCGGCAATTACTGCTTCGGGTTATAAAAAGGGCATTTATTTTAGTGCTGCTTGGGCTTGTAGTAAACAACGGGATAAAAATCATGCCCATTGCCGAGATCCGGTTCCCAAGCGTACTCGGCCGCATAGGTATTGCCTACATGTTCGCCAACATCATTTACCTGTACAGTAAAGAGCGCTGGCAAATGTTATGGTTTTGCTTTTTCATTATCGGCTACTGGCTGCTGCTTAAGTTTACTTCGGCACCAGGCTTCCCAATTGGCGATCTGACCATGAAGGGCAATTTTGCCTCATATGTTGATCGCAGTATATTACCCGGCAGGTTGTATTTGGGCATCCATGACCCTGAGGGGCTTTTTTCAACCATTCCGGCTATCAGTACCGGTATATTAGGGATACTTACCGGCATACTACTTAAAAAAGGAGACATAACTCAAATGCGCAAGGTAGCTACCATGGCTGTAGCTGGCGTTATCTTCCTGGTACTGGCCCAGATCTGGAACCTTGATTTCCCGATCAACAAAAACCTGTGGACAAGCTCATTTGTACTGCACGTAGGCGGTTTAAGCTTATTGCTGATGGCTTTGTTTTACTATATCATTGATGTAAAGGGGTACAAAAAGTGGTCCTTTTATTTCAGGGTGATAGGTATGAACTCCATCCTGATCTACGTATCTGGCCACTTCATTAAATGGGATTATACTACTGAAGGTTTCTTTGGTTGGATAGGCCAGTTAGTTGGCGATCCCTATAATATCGTAGTAATGGCTATTTGCTACGTGATGGTGAAATGGTTGTTTTTGTACTACCTGTATACTAAGAAGACATTTTTGAGAGTATAG